In Erigeron canadensis isolate Cc75 chromosome 7, C_canadensis_v1, whole genome shotgun sequence, one DNA window encodes the following:
- the LOC122607427 gene encoding galactinol synthase 2-like: protein MSPPAVNFNNNMLMKTGSNISSTIDTNYKRAYISFLAGNGDYIKGVVGLAKGLRKVNSRYPLVVAVLPDVPAEHRRVLESQGCIVKEIEPVYPPESQTEFAMAYYVINYSKLRIWEFVEYEKMIYLDGDIQVFENIDHLFDLPNGYFYAVMDCFCEKTWSHTLQYKIGYCQQSPNKVPWPTKMGPKPSLYFNAGMFLFEPSIDTYHDLLKTVKVTPPTSFAEQDFLNMYFKDIYKPLPLDYNLVLAMLWRHPENVNLEKVKVVHYCAAGSKPWRYTGKEENMQREDIKMLVKKWWEIYNDKSLDLNMATRHVTSNGNNGEMVLLSGLSDANIAVCAPSAA, encoded by the exons atgtCTCCACCAGCCGTTAACTTTAACAACAATATGCTAATGAAAACGGGGTCAAATATAAGTAGTACTATAGATACAAATTATAAAAGAGCGTACATAAGTTTTTTGGCAGGAAATGGTGATTATATAAAAGGTGTGGTGGGGTTGGCTAAAGGGTTAAGAAAAGTTAACTCAAGGTACCCACTTGTTGTGGCGGTTCTGCCTGACGTTCCGGCGGAACACCGTCGTGTTTTGGAGTCACAAGGGTGTATTGTTAAGGAGATTGAACCTGTTTATCCACCGGAAAGTCAAACGGAATTTGCTATGGCTTATTATGTCATCAACTACTCCAAGTTGCGTATATGGGAG TTTGTGGAGTATGAGAAGATGATATACTTAGATGGCGACATTCAAGTGTTTGAAAACATTGACCATTTGTTCGACTTGCCAAACGGATACTTTTACGCCGTGATGGACTGTTTTTGTGAGAAAACATGGAGCCATACATTGCAATATAAAATCGGATATTGTCAACAGTCACCTAATAAGGTTCCATGGCCAACAAAAATGGGTCCAAAACCTTCATTGTACTTCAATGCCGGCATGTTTTTGTTTGAACCTAGTATTGACACATATCATGATTTGTTGAAGACTGTTAAGGTTACCCCTCCAACATCCTTTGCTGAACAG GATTTTCTAAACATGTATTTCAAGGACATATACAAGCCACTCCCATTGGATTACAATCTAGTTCTTGCAATGTTATGGCGACATCCTGAAAATGTCAATCTTGAAAAGGTGAAAGTCGTACATTACTGTGCTGCTGGATCAAAGCCATGGAGGTATACTGGTAAAGAAGAGAACATGCAAAGAGAAGACATAAAAATGCTTGTTAAAAAATGGTGGGAGATTTATAACGACAAATCTTTGGATCTTAATATGGCAACTCGTCATGTTACAAGCAACGGAAACAATGGAGAAATGGTTTTACTTTCAGGACTTTCTGATGCTAATATAGCTGTTTGCGCACCCTCGGCCGCTTAA